In Indicator indicator isolate 239-I01 chromosome 16, UM_Iind_1.1, whole genome shotgun sequence, one genomic interval encodes:
- the TM2D3 gene encoding TM2 domain-containing protein 3 isoform X2 yields the protein MAALAGLCALPRLCGVALFFSQLYVLSGRGSLMSTKHSQPQSTFAKSLTSASTDTPYFKAAESTEIPSYVTKCPSNGLCSRLPPDCMTCNTNYSCIYGKPATFDCKVKPHVHCVDENNHEQENFTINMTCQFCWQLATTDYVCTNSTSCMTVSCPRQRYNATCTVRDHIHCLGNRVFPKMLYCNWTGGYKWSTALALSITLGGFGADRFYLGQWREGLGKLFSFGGLGIWTLIDVLLIGVGYVGPADGSLYI from the exons ATGGCGGCGCTGGCAGGACTATGCGCCCTGCCAAGGCTCTGCGGTGTGGCGCTCTTCTTTTCCCAGCTCTACGTTCTCTCCGGCCGCG GATCTTTGATGAGCACAAAGCATTCACAGCCACAGTCTACCTTTGCAAAAAGTCTAACTTCAGCAAGTACAGATACTCCTTATTTTAAAGCAGCAG AAAGTACGGAGATTCCGTCTTATGTGACTAAGTGTCCTAGCAATGGGCTTTGCAGTAGATTGCCACCTGATTGTATGACATGTAACACAAACTATTCCTGTATCTATGGGAAGCCAGCCACTTTTGATTGCAAAGTCAAGCCACACGTTCATTGTGTT GATGAGAATAACCATGAGCAGGAGAACTTTACAATTAACATGACCTGCCAGTTTTGCTGGCAGCTTGCAACCACTGATTATGTGTGCACCAATTCTACCAGCTGCATGACAGTTTCTTGTCCACGACAACGATACAATGCCACTTGTACAGTACGGGATCATATTCATTGTCTAG GTAATCGTGTCTTTCCTAAGATGCTCTATTGCAACTGGACTGGAGGTTATAAGTGGTCTACTGCCTTGGCGCTAAG CATCACCCTTGGTGGATTTGGTGCAGATCGTTTCTATTTGGGTCAGTGGCGGGAAGGTCTGGGAAAACTCTTCAGCTTTGGTGGACTTGGAATATGGACGCTGATTGATGTGCTGCTAATAGGTGTTGGCTATGTGGGGCCTGCAGATGGTTCTCTTTATATTTAA
- the TM2D3 gene encoding TM2 domain-containing protein 3 isoform X1 has product MAALAGLCALPRLCGVALFFSQLYVLSGRAGSLMSTKHSQPQSTFAKSLTSASTDTPYFKAAESTEIPSYVTKCPSNGLCSRLPPDCMTCNTNYSCIYGKPATFDCKVKPHVHCVDENNHEQENFTINMTCQFCWQLATTDYVCTNSTSCMTVSCPRQRYNATCTVRDHIHCLGNRVFPKMLYCNWTGGYKWSTALALSITLGGFGADRFYLGQWREGLGKLFSFGGLGIWTLIDVLLIGVGYVGPADGSLYI; this is encoded by the exons ATGGCGGCGCTGGCAGGACTATGCGCCCTGCCAAGGCTCTGCGGTGTGGCGCTCTTCTTTTCCCAGCTCTACGTTCTCTCCGGCCGCG cAGGATCTTTGATGAGCACAAAGCATTCACAGCCACAGTCTACCTTTGCAAAAAGTCTAACTTCAGCAAGTACAGATACTCCTTATTTTAAAGCAGCAG AAAGTACGGAGATTCCGTCTTATGTGACTAAGTGTCCTAGCAATGGGCTTTGCAGTAGATTGCCACCTGATTGTATGACATGTAACACAAACTATTCCTGTATCTATGGGAAGCCAGCCACTTTTGATTGCAAAGTCAAGCCACACGTTCATTGTGTT GATGAGAATAACCATGAGCAGGAGAACTTTACAATTAACATGACCTGCCAGTTTTGCTGGCAGCTTGCAACCACTGATTATGTGTGCACCAATTCTACCAGCTGCATGACAGTTTCTTGTCCACGACAACGATACAATGCCACTTGTACAGTACGGGATCATATTCATTGTCTAG GTAATCGTGTCTTTCCTAAGATGCTCTATTGCAACTGGACTGGAGGTTATAAGTGGTCTACTGCCTTGGCGCTAAG CATCACCCTTGGTGGATTTGGTGCAGATCGTTTCTATTTGGGTCAGTGGCGGGAAGGTCTGGGAAAACTCTTCAGCTTTGGTGGACTTGGAATATGGACGCTGATTGATGTGCTGCTAATAGGTGTTGGCTATGTGGGGCCTGCAGATGGTTCTCTTTATATTTAA